Part of the Paenibacillus aurantius genome, GGACGGATAACGGCAACTATGTGCTGGATTGTGCGTTTGGGGAGATATCCGATCCGGCTGCTATGAACCGGTCTCTGCTGGAAATTCCGGGTGTGGTGGAGAACGGCTTGTTTATCGGTCTCGCGGAGAGGGCGGTCATCGGATACACAGACGGTTCCACGAAAACGTTAAGGGCCGAAAAGCTTTAAACCCTTAATCGTTAACAGGCGAAAACAAGGGGCTTGACAAAGAGCCCCAAACGTATTATCTTTAATTTAAGATATTCGTCAATCGACGGAAGGAACCCGGGAGGTGAGGGACATGGCGAACTATCCGCTGGATGACGAGCAGGCCGCTTCGCTTAAGCTTTTTGTCATCTTGTCCAAGGCTTACAAGACGCTCATGGATCACGCCGTGAAGGATATCCGCCAGTATGGCGTTTCTTCTTCGGAATTTGCCATTCTGGAGGTACTCTACACGAAAGGCCGGATTCCTCTTCAGCAGATCGGCGAGAAGGTCCTGATCACAAGCGGGAGCATCACGTACAACATCGACAAGCTCGAGAAGAAAGGGCTGATGAAGCGGGTGCCCTGCCCGGAAGACCGCCGGGTGACCTACGCGGAGGTCAGCGAGACTGGAAAGCTGTGGTTCGATGAGATTTTTCCGGGGCATGCCCAGGCTATCCATGAGCGGATGCAGGGGCTGACCTCGGAAGAGAAGGCTGTAGCGGCCGAGCTTCTGAAGAAGCTGGGCAAAGCCGCA contains:
- a CDS encoding MarR family winged helix-turn-helix transcriptional regulator; translation: MANYPLDDEQAASLKLFVILSKAYKTLMDHAVKDIRQYGVSSSEFAILEVLYTKGRIPLQQIGEKVLITSGSITYNIDKLEKKGLMKRVPCPEDRRVTYAEVSETGKLWFDEIFPGHAQAIHERMQGLTSEEKAVAAELLKKLGKAAGKG